The sequence CATGCCCAACCCTGAACCGTTGATCAGTTGAACTTCCTCAGCAGGCACCCTCGCTCGCTCAGCCGCTTTACGAGCCACGATTTCAGCCCCACCCAACTGCTCCGCCAACAAGTCAGACATCACGTTGTTGCTATACACATTCTGCGCCTTTAGAATCTCTACTAAAGGCAGCGATCGATGACGGATGAGCGAAACATTTGCCCGACGTTTTGCCTCCTCCAACTCCATCACTTGCACTAAACCCTCAACCACCACACGAGGTCGAGCCGTTCCTGAAGGCAGCGTTTGATATTGAGCGTTTGCCTCTGCATTCCACAAATCAGCATTTAACCCCTGCCGCAACAACTCCCCAGCCACGACAGGATCCGTTTGAAAGTTCATCGCAAAGTCACCTGCGATAATCAAATTGCCTGCGACTCGGTTAATTCCCATTTGGTTTAAGGCGTTTCCCAGGGCGATCGCCTCCTCCCAAACAAAAAACGGATCTCCCCCTCCTTGAATCACCAAATCTCCCTGAATCACCCCTCCCTCAACAATTCCAGTCGCTCCCACTAACGTCTCAAATTCATGATCAACGCCCCATGTTTCCAACGCCACTAACGTTGTCGCAATTTTGGTCAGTGATGCGGCTGAAAGCGGAATATTGCCCTGATTTTCTGCCAGGATTTGATTACTAACCTGAATCCAAACTCCCTGCTGTGCAGTAGGCATTTGAAGGTTAATTAGACGATTCAGGTGTTGCTGGACAGCAGCAATAGCCGTGGGATCAGGGGCAGATTTCGGTTGCCCAATGGATGCAATCCAGTCAGCATTGAGCCATTGCGACCAATCCGTGGCTTTCAAAAGCTTTACCTCACCACCGTCTAACCACAACGATAAAAATCCAGACGCTAACAGTTCAAACACACCAATCTCCAAACGATCCAATAGACACAACTACAATCTAAAAATGGCTAAATCAGATCCAAACTATTTCCTACGACTTCTGCCCATCATAGTGGGTGTTTTGGCAAGTTGCTTGCTCCTGGTCAACCGCCTACTAACCGCTAATCTGACGGACTCTCAAGCCAGATCAGATGCCGTTGGCATTATTATCAGTGCTGTGCTGGTCTTAACTGGGTTACTCTGGCAACAGATCCAACCCAAACCTCCAGAAGCGGTTGAGTTAATTGGCGAAGAAGGGTTTGAGTTAGTTCCCGATTTACCAGAGGCGATTAAAACTGAGCTAGCCTGGGCATCTCATCTGCTACTGACTAACACTGCAACCAAAACTCTAGTGGTGTGGTACCGGGGTCAAACCTTGTTGCGTCGAGGGATTCTTCGCTCTGATGCACAAGTAAATTTAGGGGCGATCGCCCAAAGAGCGATCGAAAAACAAAAAGCAGTTTATCTGGTCAACCTCAAACTCTATCCAGGGCGGGTAGAATTTGGCTTCCTTCCAGAAAATACTCAAGGAATCATCTGTCAACCAATTGGGAGAGAGGGGCTTTTAATCTTGGGTGCTAATGCTCCCCGTAGCTATACCCGCCAAGATGAAATCTGGATTACTGGCATCGCAGATAAGTTAGCGAACACCTTGCAAGAGGCACAAACTACTACTAACCAGTAACTATTTGTCTCAACTCCTTCACCCATCAATTAATAACTAATCCCTCAAAAACTACCAATATCAATGCTGATTCTATACTGGCTTCTTGTTGCAGTCATGATTGTGGGAGTTGTGGGAGCCGTCGTTCCAGGACTCCCAGGCACGATTTTGATCGTTGGAGCGATCGTAACTTGGGGGTTTTTAAACAGTTTTACAGGACTTGGCATTCCACTGACTGTCGCTATCCTCGTTCTCCTACTAAATTCAGGAGTTGATTTCTTAGCCACTTATCTCGGGGCAAAGCAAGCTGGTGCAAGCCGTTGGGGGCAAATTGGAGCAGTAGTCGGCTTTTTTCTCGGCTTTTTAGGACTATTGCCAGCATTACCCGTCGGCGGTCCACTGATAGGCATTCTTATCGGTCCACTAGTAGGCGCGATCATTGGAGAATTTCTATACCGACGTGACATTCAAATTGCCGTCAAAGCTGGAATTGGTATCCTCATTGGCTCAGTCATTGGCAGTTTAATTCAAGGATTACTGGCGATCGCTGTCGTAGCTACTTTCCTCGT comes from Oscillatoria sp. FACHB-1407 and encodes:
- a CDS encoding D-alanyl-D-alanine carboxypeptidase — protein: MFELLASGFLSLWLDGGEVKLLKATDWSQWLNADWIASIGQPKSAPDPTAIAAVQQHLNRLINLQMPTAQQGVWIQVSNQILAENQGNIPLSAASLTKIATTLVALETWGVDHEFETLVGATGIVEGGVIQGDLVIQGGGDPFFVWEEAIALGNALNQMGINRVAGNLIIAGDFAMNFQTDPVVAGELLRQGLNADLWNAEANAQYQTLPSGTARPRVVVEGLVQVMELEEAKRRANVSLIRHRSLPLVEILKAQNVYSNNVMSDLLAEQLGGAEIVARKAAERARVPAEEVQLINGSGLGMENRISPKAVCAMLVAIQQDLEPHQLNVADLFPVIGRERGTLGGRRIPTGAAVKTGTLDAVSALAGAFPTRDRGLVWFAIINVGTADLQALHDEQDLLLQTLQQQWGAPTPLPTEITPSDRASQPGNQLGAPSRNEVL
- a CDS encoding cofactor assembly of complex C subunit B, whose product is MAKSDPNYFLRLLPIIVGVLASCLLLVNRLLTANLTDSQARSDAVGIIISAVLVLTGLLWQQIQPKPPEAVELIGEEGFELVPDLPEAIKTELAWASHLLLTNTATKTLVVWYRGQTLLRRGILRSDAQVNLGAIAQRAIEKQKAVYLVNLKLYPGRVEFGFLPENTQGIICQPIGREGLLILGANAPRSYTRQDEIWITGIADKLANTLQEAQTTTNQ
- a CDS encoding DUF456 domain-containing protein, whose amino-acid sequence is MLILYWLLVAVMIVGVVGAVVPGLPGTILIVGAIVTWGFLNSFTGLGIPLTVAILVLLLNSGVDFLATYLGAKQAGASRWGQIGAVVGFFLGFLGLLPALPVGGPLIGILIGPLVGAIIGEFLYRRDIQIAVKAGIGILIGSVIGSLIQGLLAIAVVATFLVTTWTQMQTL